The following nucleotide sequence is from Pseudochaenichthys georgianus chromosome 17, fPseGeo1.2, whole genome shotgun sequence.
aggtgtatatcagtatgtagtggctctactttaaagagtcctctcctgctgatgttcaggtgtatatcagtatgtagtgtctgcactttaaagagtcctctcctgctgatgttcaggtgtatatcagtatgtagtgtctctactttaaagagtcctctcctgctgatgttcaggtgtatatcagtatgtagtgtctctactttaaagagtcctctcctgctgatgttcaggtgtatatcagtgtgtagtgtctctgctttaaagagtcctctcctgctgatgttcaggtgtatatcagtatgtagtgtctctactttaaagagtcctctcctgctgatgttcaggtgtatatcagaatgtagtgtctctactttaaagagtcctctcctgctgatgttcaggtgtatatcagtatgtagtgtctctactttaaagagtcctctgctgctgatgttcaggtgtatatcagtatgtagtgtctctactttaaagagtcctctcctgctgatgttcaggtgtatatcagtatgtagtgtctctactttaaagagtcctctcctgctgatgttcaggtgtatatcagtatgtagagtctctactttaaagagtcctctcctgccaggcccggttctacgggggtgcataagggtgcattgcaccctcagttgagtcgttatgcaccctcatttgaaaaatgaaaagtaaaaaaaataaaaaaattaaagtgaaaaaaatgaaaagtgaaaaatattatattttgcctactattactaacaatagtagtaataataataataataataagaagaagaagaagaagaagaatatagttgaaataaaataaattgtaattgtggttgaatagcattgtcttttttttaaacggtaagtaacgttattatgtcaggtgcgcgtgacctgtgccgctgcacattcatcatctgcaaggtgctgacacagcagtcaatgatggatcagaacatggttaaaacaaccagcccttatcgccagcatacactgcatctactgcaggtaataacagttcagatcatggggacattacgttactgtcgtggatacgaacgtcctcctgcccgactcgccggctttgcccgcctcgcccacagaggcggagcagccacagccatcttcgttaccccaaacaccgccacccctcggcggcccgcaagtgccagaggacctctgcaaaacagagcctgcccaggtatatttaaaaaagcacccaactcgcctgtacagtggggtaaggcgctcattttgcagctcatggtttcaaaacagagattggctgaatattcctgtaaaaaagatgccatcttctgctatgcatgtagacatttcggttcaagtaagtcagatgccttcaccacaactggctacaacaactggcgccatgctcttacaggctacgtgataagggactgggaaggcatgaatcaagcaaaaagcaccagattgatggttttaacttcaatatttaaaaaaaaaatcttcccgggggagcatgcccccggacccccccagaggaggtgttGACCtccatagagggtgttaggtacactccccacttataaaaatagcactttaccactgcaccctctctaatctcagatgcacccttagtcattttgttctggaaccgggcctgtctcctgctgatgttcaggtgtatatcagtatgcagtgtctctactttaaagagtcctctcctgctgatgttcaggtgtatatcagtatgtagtgtctgaactttaaagagtcctctcctgctgatgttcaggtgtatatcagaatgtagtgtctctactttaaagagtcctctcctgctgatgttcaggtgcatatcagtatgtagtgtctctactttaaagagtcctctcctgctgatgttcaggtgtatatcagtatgtagtgtctctactttaaagagtcctctgctgctgatgtgcaggtgtatatcagtatgtagtgtctctactttaaagagtcctctcctgctgatgttcaggtgtatatcagtatgtagtgtctatactttaaagagtcctctcctgctgatgttcaggtgtatatcagtatgtagtgtctctgctttaaagagtcctctcctgctgatgttcaggtgtatatcagtatgtagtgtctctactttaaagagtcctctcctgctgatgttcaggtgtatatcagaatgtagtgtctctactttaaagagtcctctcctgctgatgttcaggtgcatatcagtatgtagtgtctctactttaaagagtcctctcctgctgatgttcaggtgtatatcagtatgtactgtctctactttaaagagtcctctcctgctgatgttcaggtgtatatcagtatgtagtgtctctactttaaagagtcctctcctgctgatgttcaggtgtatatcagtatgtagtgtctctgctttaaagagtcctctcctgctgatgttcaggtgtatatcagtatgtagtgtctctactttaaagagtcctctcctgctgatgttcaggtgtatatcagtatgtagtggctctactttaaagagtcctctcctgctgatgttcaggtgtatatcagtatgtagtgtctgaactttaaagagtcctctcctgctgatgttcaggtgtatatcagtatgtagtgtctctactttaaagagtcctctcctgctgatgttcaggtgtatatcagtatgtagtgtctctactttaaagagtcctctcctgctgatgttcaggtgtatatcagtatgtagtggctctactttaaagagtcctctcctgctgatgttcaggtgtatatcagaatgtagtgtctctactttaaagagtcctctcctgttgatgttcaggtgtatatcagtatgtagtgtctctactttaaagagtcctctcctgctgatgttcaggtgtatatcagtatgtagtgtctatactttaaagagtcctctcctgctgatgttcaggtgtatatcagtatgtagtgtctctgctttaaagagtcctctcctgctgatgttcaggtgtatatcagtatgtagtgtctctactttaaagagtcttctcctgctgatgttcaggtgtatatcaatatgtagtgtctctactttaaagagtcctctcctgctgatgttcaggtgtatatcagaatgtagtgtctctactttaaagagtcctctcctgctgatgttcaggtgcatatcagtatgtagtgtctctactttaaagagtcctctcctactgatgttcaggtgtatatcagtatgtactgtctctactttaaagagtcctctcctgctgatgttcaggtgtatatcagtatgtagtgtctctactttaaagagtcctctcctgctgatgttcaggtgtatatcagtatgtagtgtctctactttaaagagtcctctcctgctgatgtgcaggtgtatatctatgtagtgtctctactttaaagagtcctttcctgctgatgttcaagtgtatatcagtatgcagtgtctctactttaaagagtcctcgtctgctgatgttcaggtgtatatcagtatgtagggtctctactttaatgagtcctctcctgctgatgttcaggtgtatatcagtatgtagtgtctctgctttaaagagtcctctcctgctgatgttcaggtgtatatcagtatgtagtgtctctactttaaagagtcctctcctgctgatgttcaggtgtatatcagtatgtagtggctctactttaaagagtcctctcctgctgatgttcaggtgtatatcagtatgtagtgtctgaactttaaagagtcctctcctgctgatgttcaggtgtatatcagtatgtagtgtctctactttaaagagtcctctcctgctgatgttcaggtgtatatcagtatgtagtgtctctactttaaagagtcctctcctgctgatgttcaagtgtatatcagtatgcagtgtctctactttaaagagtcctcgtctgctgatgttcaggtgtatatcagtatgtagggtctctactttaatgagtcctctcctgctgatgttcaggtgtatatcagtatgtagtgtctctactttaaagagtcctctcctgctgatgttcaggtgtatatcagtatgtagtgtctctactttaaagagtcctctcctgctgatgttcaggtgtatatcagtatgtagtgtctctactttaaagagtcctctcctgctgatgttcaggtgtatatcagtatgtagtgtctctactttaaagagtcctctcctgctgatgttcaggtgtatatcagtatgtagtgtctctactttaaagagtcctctcctgctgatgttcaggtgtatatcagtatgtagtgtctctactttaaagagtcctctcctgctgatgttcaggtgtatatcagtatgtagtgtctctactttaaagagtcctctcctgctgatgtgcaggtgtatatcagtatgtagtgtctctactttaaagagtccttcctgctgatgttcaagtgtatatcagtatgcagtgtctctactttaaagagtcctcgtctgctaatgttcaggtgtatatcagtatgtagggtctctactttaatgagtcctctcctgctgatgttcaggtgtatatcagtatgtagtgtctctgctttaaagagtcctctcctgctgatgttcaggtgtatatcagtatgtagtggctctactttaaagagtcctctcctgctgatgttcaggtgtatatcagtatgtagtgtctctactttaaagagtcctctcctgctgatgttcaggtgtatatcagtatgtagtggctctactttaaagagtcctctcctgctgatgttcaggtgtatatcagtatgtagtgtctgaactttaaagagtcctctcctgctgatgttcaggtgtatatcagtatgcagtgtctctactttaaagagtcctctcctgctgatgttcaggtgtatatcagtatgtagtgtctctactttaaagagtcctctcctgctgatgttcacgtgtatatcagtatgtagtgtctctactttaaagagtcctctcctgctgatgttcaggtgtatatcagtatgtagtgtctctactttaaagagtcctctcctgctgatgttcaggtgtataccagtatgtagtgtctctactttaaagagtcctctcctgctgatgttcaggtgtatatcagtatgtagtgtctctactttaaagagtcctctcctgctgatgtgcaggtgtatatcagtatgtagtgtctctactttaaagagtcctctcctgctgatgttcaggtgtatatcagtatgcagtgtctctactttaaagagtcctcgtctgctgatgttcaggtgtatatcagtatgtagggtctctactttaatgagtcctctcctgctgatgttcaggtgtatatcagtatgtagtttctctgctttaaagagtcctctcctgctgatgttcaggtgtatatcagtatgtagtgtctctactttaaagagtcctctcctgctgatgttcaggtgtatatcagtatgtagtggctctactttaaagagtcctctcctgctgatgttcaggtgtatatcagtatgtagtgtctgaactttaaagagtcctctcctgctgatgttcaggtgtatatcagtatgtagtgtctctactttaaagagtcctctcctgctgatgttcaggtgtatatcagtatgtagtgtctctactttaaagagtcctctcctgctgatgttcaggtgtatatcagtatgtagtgtctctactttaaagagtcctctgctgctgatgtgcaggtgtatatcagtatgtagtgtctctactttaaagagtcctctcctgctgatgttcaggtgtatatcagtatgtagtgtctctactttaaagagtcctctcctgctgatgttcaggtgtatatcagaatgtagtgtctctactttaaagagtcctctcctgctgatgttcaggtgcatatcagtatgtagtgtctctactttaaagagtcctctcctgctgatgttcaggtgtatatcagtatgtagtgtctctactttaaagagtcctctcctgctgatgttcaggtgtatatcagtatgtagtgtctctactttaaagagtcctctcctgctgatgttcaggtgtatatcagtatgtagtgtctctactttaaagagtcctctcctgctgatgtgcaggtgtatatctatgtagtgtctctactttaaagagtcctttcctgctgatgttcaagtgtatatcagtatgcagtgtctctactttaaagagtcctcgtctgctaatgttcaggtgtatatcagtatgtagggtctctactttaatgagtcctctcctgctgatgtccaggtgtatatcagtatgtagtggctctactttaaagagtcctctcctgctgatgttcaggtgtatatcagtatgtcgtgtctgaatttaaagagtcctctcctgctgatgttcaggtgtatatcagtatgtagtgtctctactttaaagagtcctctcctgctgatgttcaggtgtatatcagtatgtagtgtctctactttaaagagtcctctcctgctgatgttcacgtgtatatcagtatgtagtgtctctactttaaagagtcctctcctgctgatgttcaggtgtatatcagtatgtagtgtctctactttaaagagtcctctcctgctcatgttcaggtgtataccagtatgtagtgtctctactttaaagagtcctctcctgctgatgttcaggtgtataccagtatgtagtgtctctacatgtctccatgctttaatgttcaaaaagctctttattgttctcatcctgtctgtgctgcagcacctattttcaccctctgtctgaaaccagattggttagctggccggctctgttctgattggtcaaccgcttagagatgtcccgcccctcagcacgaacaatgcgttggagcactagccaaatAGGAGCCGGAGTGTTAAATagcgatgtcactatgttcaggaagtacaaaaggagtccaatggaggcgtttcaggaagagggggagggagtgtgagggagagaaactccctctggagggaactttggacTTAAAGCCTTTGcaaaccatttacatgcacacaaccctataacacactacataAGGGAACAACCCTAAAGCATAAAGGGCCTTCTTATTTATCCCGAGTTTTACATACTTGCATATCTTAGTAGAAAAGGTTGTTTATTGTACAAGCAAACTCTGTTATTATAAGGTATGTTGAAGCACAACATCTACATTTAAATCATTTATTATAATAGTTTCTCTTGCAATAACATGGTCTCTTTATTAATGTGTGCCTAATTGCCACTAATGAATTATCAATTAGCAACTATTACAAACCCAGTGAGTGGTAGAAGTGCTCACAGATATGTGTTTCTCCCAGTAAgtcgtgtattaaagtttaatttGACTTTCAAATGATTTGTGTAAACACTTCCATCATTTGAATGGATCGTGTGAGACTTGAAGCTTGTTGGGTCTTTTCTGACATGTAAAGTCTGGAGTTCTCCATCAAcactgatttgatttgatttcgaTGTTCTTAGACGTAGAGGGGCAGAGGAGATTAGCCCCCTCTGGTGGTTCAGGCTCAGACTCATCACAGAGCAAGATATGAGGATTCTCTTCAATATAGACTGTACTAAACAAGTAGTGTTTCATCAAAATGAACTTTCTATAAATAAGTCCTTAAAGCAAATTCAGATACAAAAAAATGTATTGGACTATCTCAATTTTTTTTGCTCGGGCTATCTCGTTTAATTGCTATTTCTGGTGAAATCTGCTAAATAAATGTGAGTGGATGATAAAAACAAGACCGAAACATCGACGCTTTGGCAGGTAATTCTGGTCATTTTTCATCAGAGCACAGGTTGCAAAGTTCTTAACACAAAGCAGCAAATTAAAATCAACATActataaaataataacaaatgttGAGTAAACTGATTTCACCAATTCACGTAAGATTGGAGAAATGGAGAGAAAAGTCAAATAAAGGCAAGAAATTCTCTATTAAAATGTTTAGGTGGATATTTGTCAGAATGCCAGATTTCCTCAAACAGATCCATCttagtttggggctctctgctggaactgctacccccgcgatccgaccacggataagcgggagaagatggatggatggagatcCATCTTAGTATGCAGCATAATACATTTAGCAATAATGGAAAGCCTTAATGTATGAGATCTTAAAATTAAGTCTTAAAACTTGCTGCTAGTGTGGATGCTAAAAAGGTGATATTTATAACGTCATGTTCTGGTTTAATGTCTGGAAACTGAAATAATTCAAATTCAAACAGTGGCTATTTTACTCCCGAACTTATACTTAATTAGGTGTTTATCCCCCTAACTTTCGTTATTTGCATGTTCCCTTAATTCACCAAAAATAGCATTAAATTATACCATTTGCATATTTATGttaattaatcttaatctcTGCTTCAGACGCACATACATTCACCAAACCTCTACAAAAAAAGTCACACAACCGgatttattgaagattttatTCCAAAAACATTGCGTTACTCTCATATGTCAACACAATTAAACAAGAGTTTTGAACCCAGATTTAATACAATGTAAAGAGATGCAAATCAACACACATTTAATTAGATAAtccctcatttgcatattcaaacatgacatttcagaaaacttgtaatacaaaaacttTTTCTCCTTATGTAGGTAATCAACTGGGAAAGTTTCATGTTGATATCTGTTAGTTACATTTTTACCCTAGGTTACCTCGTAGCTAAATCTGACACTTCGAACTttaatagagtggcgaagtcacgcccatctacttccggtccatgggaccttatctcGGAAAAATTATATATTGAAGTCAATGAAGAGAGAGAACCTatatttcgatcccgtttgaattgtgccatgaattacacatatgatgtttgtcaatcttaaaaaataatttccatggcAAAAACttgtttgtcgtaaaactgttgaaacataagactatgaaaaatacgcaactagaaagactacaaatcccagagttgcgtaagtgatgtcataactgttttcctccactaagagatagctaagatcagctaagataagataactttaacaagatgcctgtgtgcttagtaccaggttgttatcataccagcaatgggtcttgctcgttctttcgcttcccgtctgatgaaaggaccaggagtggctggatcaagttagctacctagctagcacgttagttagcattacagccttgtcatttttattagccttaatatgaagtaacattaagtaacccaacatgttaaacagtaagagtagtagtcatatttcgtgaaccctttgaagagtactgtcacaccggtgtgatcattctataatacacaatttaaagCCGGGGGAtaaatgctaacgctaacgctagcatcagcgatcgccgatcttttctacttcatgctatctgcacaaatggttgacattaaacattaaaaagaccaggccgttcagagagaatcaaaggaaggcaggcaggcagctttgcatgacattcttctggacgtgtttcatggtgatagtgagggtagtcaatccttttgttgacaagacagtagtgacggccatcttggtgacgtgtgttgttctgcgagaccagagatgtagttcattgagcgtttcacacaaacaaatgtgtaacttcacagttttacgacacttttttttttttttacttgcgaaattatcttttaaattgacaaacatcatatgtgcaATTCGTGGcataattcaaacgggatcgatagataatctttctctccattgacttcaatacataatttttccgaaataaggtcccatggaggtccaccggaagaggagggacttcgcctctctatacgcTATTTGCACGAGGGTCTCTGACGTACTTCCGGTCACAACGTAATACTGCTCTGAAGAGTGAAGACTGTCCTTTAAACTGACCGTGATTTAGTTTAAAAGCTTATTTTAACACAAGCGACGGAACATTTTCCAAGACAGGAGAAAAAGTACTCTAGACGTTAGCTCGATCCGGAAATAGTTGTTTTCTGTTCTTCATAGTTGTgtacagagatggggtcgttactaaaaaaaagtaatatattacatattactttaaaaaaaagtaatatattacactacttcgttactctctacataaagtaattcgttactttactcgttactttactcgttactttagtcgcaaggccggcccgcccctccctacaggcagatcacgcagactgctaaagttttaaatgttctctttagttcagtttccattgtcgcattagactgatccagatagctcctgaatgttttcatatctgaccatggctgtcctctgtctcctgctgtctgaccgtggctgtcctctgtctcctgctatctgaccgtggctgtcctctgtctcctgctatctgtatattctgtgcagtctatctctgctcacgctgttgcgtcagcgtgttctcctgcgtgttggccatgtgttgcactggagccagactggaaccagacaccgcaaagacttcaaccgagcacgtacgaactgcgcatgcgtgagtggcaataactccccttaccagcaggcggcggtagtgtgtattcgtcattcaaaacaggcaacaaccggaaaacagagaagaagaacagactacgtgtgtgatataaataaacagcagctatgtgcgttagcttcacctagcatgtgttctttgcaggtgtttgttgaggtttgattatgactgattttagaaagtaacgaagtaacgcgtgtcggggcaatgttagtaactgtagtgtgattactggattataaaagtaacgcgttacactactccgttaccgacaaactACCGCGTTACACACAACTCTGGTTGTGTATACACGATGCAGTATATCATCAGTATATTTAGTCGTCAGGCAAATCCGATGAACGTCTGAAATGTTCATTTTCAAGAGGTTTTCAAGCGGATATAAAAGGTTATCATGTtttaaccggaaacagacgagCAGTATTACACAGAATGCGAAAGTGACTGTGCACGTAGCAGATTAATTGGCTACCAAGCTAAACATATTAGCACAAATGAACAtgtataacaatgaaaacgctcTAAGCTCCATTTGTAATGTACATAATctcccataaagaaaaggagcaTTTTTTTTGTTCTGCTATTGAAGTGTTTGCATGGTCAGTTACACGGTAACGTCCCCATTAATGAACTCTGGAGACCCATTGTCTAGCTAAGCAAAAAATAGtgaatgtcctcttccaatatcagagtacacatgataacaaaggtatgccaactgtagctgtgaacatgacaggatgtgagatgacctagaagagcatcaggactgtttgaggcagatgatagctatgtggttaacatgatgattcagcctctatggagagagacatcaagcatgctcatttctgacgtggagctaatctgaagtaaacattgaatactgctttctattcctccatcttgtgactgtgtgactccctctcttggatatcagcatgtgaaggacactgctcaggaactagttgatgctctgtatgtgatgactgctTCCTTTATGGAGAGGATcccagatacatggatcctgaggttgaagctcaagccggtgacgagtgattattaacattttaagtattaagaaaaagtcagaattttgagattttgagaaaaagtccgaattttgaaatttttaaaaaaatacatgatTTTGAGAAAAGGTCAGAATTTCGAGAAAAGGTCAGAATGTtgagattttcagaaaaaagCCAACATTTTCAGAAAAAACTCAGTATTTTGAACgtgacaggatgtatgattacctagaagaaccggcattcctccatcttgtgactgtgtgactccctctcttggatatcagcatgtgaaggacactgctcaggaactagttgatgctctgtatgtgatgactccttcccctctggagaggatcccagatacatggatcctgagattgaagctcaagccggtgacgagtgacaTTTTTCTAACACAAACCCATTGAACCCCCTTCATTCAtgtgctgcccattatggaggCATGCAGTCCCACAGCTCGTGGCAGATACACTGGCACAGTCCGTAGACCATGATTATGAGCAGGCTGGCGGGAACCAGGCTCACCAGCAGGACTCCGACCGTGGTCTTCTGCATGATGAGCAGGTAGACCCCCATGGGCAGCGAGCTGAAGTACAGCAACCCCAAAACCCACACCAGCGCTCGGGCGGAGGTTTGACAAAGCAGGGCGGCACAATTCCACATCGTCCACCTCTGAGTGATGGACGCCATGGAGTCCACGCTGGAGGAGCGGTAGTCCGATCCGTGATGGTGGACTTCTCCTCGGTTGGATGTGGGTATTGGCGGCGGCGGCTCCATGATGGTGATCACCACAAAGTTAGAGGACCCTCGTATGGAGGAGtaagtggtggaggaggaagaggaagaagacgaggacaaagaggaggaggagaaaggggATGTCATGGGTAGATTACTTCCCATCAGAGAGTTGAGGCGCCGGGGGTTGAGGAGCAGTTCTGTCGTCGCCTCCTGGTGGAAGTGGAGGTTCCTCTGATTCCTGCTTCGGTGGGACAGCGCCACCAACAGGTTGCAATCATCTGGCAGGCTGCTCACTTCCTGCCCAGGTAGTCTGGTGACGTATCGGCAGAACGGACACACCACGACGTTCGGAGGCGACTCACCAAGGTCAAGGATC
It contains:
- the rnf182 gene encoding E3 ubiquitin-protein ligase RNF182, with the translated sequence MMIELQSPDDRGGRGGGGGGVGYLDILSTEELECKICYCAYNLNSRRPKVLDCCHRLCAKCLTKILDLGESPPNVVVCPFCRYVTRLPGQEVSSLPDDCNLLVALSHRSRNQRNLHFHQEATTELLLNPRRLNSLMGSNLPMTSPFSSSSLSSSSSSSSSTTYSSIRGSSNFVVITIMEPPPPIPTSNRGEVHHHGSDYRSSSVDSMASITQRWTMWNCAALLCQTSARALVWVLGLLYFSSLPMGVYLLIMQKTTVGVLLVSLVPASLLIIMVYGLCQCICHELWDCMPP